The genomic region CACGGTGGCGAACTCATCGATTTCGGTGCCCTTCAGGCCCATGGCCGTGAAGACCTCGACGTTGCGCGTGCCGATCGCCCGCATGCACTCGGCCGTCTCGCGCGTGGTCGCCAGCGCCAAGGTGGCCCGCGCCGCCGACCGGCGGACGCTGCCGCGGCGCTCGCCGGCCCATCGCACGAAATCGCGGGCCCGTTCCATGACGCGTCCCTTCAAGTCCAGATCGCTCAGCAGCCCTTTCGGCGCCGATTCACCGCCACCCACCGGTCCCCAGATCATCGGCACCTCGGGCAGCGCCGCGACGCCGGCCGGTTGCCAGTAGCACCCGTAGGTAACGTGGTGGACGACGTCGAACTTCACCTCGTCATGCAGCCGCTGCGCCGCCTGGGCCACCTGCCGTTGCCACATCGCGTATCGCACGTGAACCAGCTTGCCCGGCACGGCCTTGGCGGCCAGACCCGTCAACGGAACGTAGACGAAGCGGATTCGCGACAACGCGCCGGTCTGATCGGCGTTAACGGCGGCCTCGATGTTCGTGCGGTTGTCCGGACGGGTTAGGACCCAGACATCGTTGGACTGGGCAGCGTGCGTCGCGAAATTCCAGCCGATGCCCGGCTCGGAACCCGTGTTCGGGCGACATGCGTACGCGCTGATCAACACTCGGGCCACGACTCGATCCTTTCACGCTCCCGCAAGCTGGCTATACCGTCCCACCGACACCGACGGCGGCGCGGCCCGCGACCTTAAACTGCCCGCACGCCTCACGGTACAACGCAGCTTGCTGGCTCGCGATGATCGGCCAGGTGAAGTTGTCCTGAATCAGTTGACGGGCCGCGGCGCGCATCGCTGCCAGTGGCCCGTCCGCCAACTGCGCCATCGTCGCAAAGGCCTTCGCCACTGCCGCCGCGTCGTCACCGTCTTGAACGACGACGCCGGCGCTGTAGCGTTCGACCATCGCGCCGACGTTCGTCTCGGGCGTCAGCAGCGCGGGCATCGACATCGACAGTGCCTCGAGGATGGCGATCGGCATGCCTTCCCATCGGCTCAGGTGCACCATCGCCATCGCATTGTTCAGCAACGCGAGCTTTTCCGGACCGAACACGGGGCCCGCGAACTGGACGAACTCACCGATGCGTTCGTCGGCCGTAAGCTGTTCAAGCGCAGCGCGCCCGCCACGGTGATCGGGCCCGGCGAGGATCAGGCGTACAGGCTTCGTCCCGGCTGGCAATGAGCGGACGTAGTGCGCGAAGCCCCGCACCATGCGATCCAGGCCCTTGTGGTCGACGGCCAGGCGACCGAGGAAGATGAAGTCGCGCGTTTGGGGAAGCGCGTCGGTCGGTTCGTCAGGCAGATCGACCCCGTTGGGGACGAAACGCACGTTCAGTTCCGGCCAGCGCGCCTTGATCTCGTCGCGCTCGGCCTCGCTGACCGTGTGGATGAACGCGGCGCGCTGCAGCATCGGGCGCTCGCTGATCGCGAGCCACACCGCCTTGCCGATCCGATTGCTGCCGCGCAGCACCGGCTCACCGTACCCACCGTGCGGTGAGACGACGTACGGCACGGTGGTCAGCCGCCGCGCGACGGAGACGTTGTTGGGCAGGAAGACCGAGTGTATGTGGACGATGTCGATCTCGCGTTGCCGCCGGTCGATGAACGCCCGGGTCTCGGCGGGCAAACCGCGCAGCGCGCTGGCGCCGCGCGAGTAGCTGGGCAGATCGTAGATCGTCGTCGTGCCGACCTTCCGTTCGACGATGGACTTGGCCTTAACATCGAGGTGCCAAGCCTCGACGTCAACGCCCGCGGTCGGCAGGTGCATCGCGAGGCCGGCGACGGCCTTGTAGATGCCGTTGGCCGCCTCGAGGCGGACGTTATGCAGGTGCGCGACCCTCATGCCACGCTCGCTTTCGCGCGCGATGCGTCGCCGGCCATGGTTACCGTGGCGTGCGGGGACGCCGTTCGTGGTGGGCCGCCCGCGTCCAGCGCGGCCAAGTAGCGGTCGACCGACAGGTCGGCCGAGTAGAGCTGCGCGCGGGCGCGCAGCGCGTCGCGGTCGGGTTCGACCGACAGCGACCGCTCGATGGCGGCCGCCAGCGCGTCGGGGTCGGACATTGGGGCCAGCTCACCGAACGCGCCGTCGGCCAATATCTCGCGTGGGCCACTGGGGCAGTCGGTCGACACCACCGCGGTACCGGCCGCCAGCGATTCCATGACGACGGTCGGCAGGCCTTCCCACAACGACGACAGCACGAACAGCCGCGCCTTGGCCAGGTAGGCGTACGGGTTATCGACAAAGCCGGGGAGCGACAGGCCGGCGGTGATGCCCAACTCGCCCGCAAGCGACTCCAGCGACGCCCGATGTTCCCCTTCCCCGAGGATCAACAGGCGCACCGGCCGCTTGGCCCGCACGATCGCGAACGCGCGCAGCAGCGTGGGAAAATCCTTCTGTTGGGTCATCCGTCCCATGCCCAGCAGCACCGGGGGCGCCCCCGGCGCGAAGAACGGGTGGTCGACCGGCTCGGCGGCCAGCTCGTTGATCCGGCTGTTCACCATCGGGTTGTGGATGACGCTGACGAGGTCCCGCGGCAGCCCCAGTTCGTCCACGAGGTCGTCGGCCACACCGTGCGAGACCGCGATCACGCCGTCGGCGCGCGGGTACATCCACTGCATCAACGCGACCGCCAGCCGGCCCTTGAGTTGGCCGTGGCTCGCGAGGTCCTTCGACACGTGGTTCTGGACGCTCATCAGCACGCGCGTCTGCACGCCGGCCATACGCTGCGCGACCGAGGCGACGTTGATGTTATCGAGGCAGGAGATCAGCCCGTGGGGCCGCGTTTCCTTGAGGTAGCGTGCGAGCGCGCGGATTTTTGGCAGGATTTTATTGGCGCCAAGGTCGACGATGCGCACCCCCGCCGGCACGCTGGCCAGGTAGGGTCCGGTCGCTCGAGCGAGCACGAGGTCCACGCGCACGCCGCGCGCCAACAGCCCCCCAGCGAGGTTGACCATCGCACGTTCCGCCCCACCGCCCGATAACGCGGGCAGGAAGATCGCGAACTGTCGGGGCGTTGTCTGCATGGTCGCAGCGGTCATCGGTTCCTTGACACACCATCGGCCTACTGGGGGCCAAGCGTTTGCGATCACGGCGCATTCGGCTCGTCAGCCTTTATCGGCCGTGTTCCCCTTTACGAACCGTTTGCGGTCACCGCAACGGCCCGCTTCAAGGCGGCGACCAGTTCGTCACCGTAACGCTGCGGCGCGAACGCGACCCTCGCATGTTCGGCAGCGGCCCGACCAATCGTGGCACGCCGTGTCGCGTCACCGGCAAGCCAAGCCAACCGATCTGCCAGCGCCGCGACGTCGCCCGGTGGGTATAACAACCCCGTGCGACCGTCGTCGATCAACTCCGGCGTCCCACCACTGGCGGTGGCGACGACCGGTTTGCTCGCCAGCATACCCTCTACCGTCGCCCGACCCAATGCCTCCGCACGCGAACAGACCAAAACCGCGTCGGCCGCACGCAGATAGGGCAACGGATTTGGGACGTAACCCACGACCCGCACATAATTAACCAATTGTCGGGCAGCGATGGTAGCGACGATCTTGGCACGATAAGACGCGTCGCCGTCCCCCACCAGCCAGAGCCCCGCCTGCACCCCGCGCCGCCGCAGTTCCGCGATCGCCTCGACCGCTTCGATCTGACCCTTGCCTTCCATGAAGCGCCCCGCGATGGTGCAGCGAAACGTCACGTCCGCCGGTAGGGGCTGGATCGCGACCGCAGCGGAACCATCGGACTCGCGCAGGCTGACCGCGTTGTGGACGACCGCGATGTCCGGACGTTGGGTCAGACCGGCGAATTTGCGGGCAACTGCCCGACTGTTGGCAACCACCCCCTCTGAGCCGGCGATCCAATCTACCATGTTGGGCATGCCGAAGTCGAACGTCCACCCGTGGTCTTCCTGCCCGAATTCCCGGATGTGCCAGACGTGCGGAATGTGCGCGGTCCGCGCTGCCAGCGCTCCGACGGCAATGCTGAGGGTGTTGCTGTAGATCAGGTCGCTGCCCCATCCGCGTGCCAATGCGGCTAAGCGCACGGCTGCCAGCCGGTTGAAACCGTTCCGCAGGCGTCGCTTTATGATCGGCGTCCCACGCGAGACCGACGACGTGTACCGGACGATCGTCACGTCGAACCCTGCCGCCCGCACCATGTCGTACCCCATGCTCCCGGCCATGGGGAAGACGACGCGGCAATCGATGCCGCGCTCGCGCAACAACTGAAGCGTCTCGACGAACGAGTGGTCGGCGCCCCAGGCCCCTTGGCCGGTGTAGAAGGACAGACAGGTAACGATCATCGGTGGCACCTCATGGCGTCACCACCGGTGGGGAAGACTTGGCGGGCGAATCGCCGGGTGGCCCGACCGTCGCGAGGTCGGCCGCCACCGCGACGCTTGCTGTCGGTGGATTGGGCACGGTCTGCACGGGGAAACCACCGGGTTTGGCACCATCCCCGCGCCCGCCGCGGAGCATTTTGAAGATCCCGAGCACGTCACGTAACCGTTGTCGACCGCCCGGCACGATCATCCACAGGCCGAAGTAGATCGCCCCGTAGATCACCGCCTGCGCGACGAGCGCGACGAACGGTTGCGACGAGCGCGGCACGACGATCATCAGTGCCAGCGTCGCGATGGCGGCGCCGATCGAGGTGACGCCTGGTCGCCAGAGCGCGTCCCAAGCGTCGCCCAGGCGCATGTGCGTGCCGCGGAAACAGTACCATAGGCCCGCGGGGCCAACCGTCAATGCGCAGTAGGTGATGCTGAACGCCGCCGCCACCCCTTCGGTGCCGGCGATCTTCAGGCCGATGACGAACGCGATCACCGTGACCGTCGACGTAATCAGGCCCCACCGGAACTGCCGATCCGTGTGTCCCAGCGACGCGTAGACCCACCCGGTGGCGATGTTGAACGTGCCGAAAAACGCGGCCGGTCCCAAGATGCGGAACAGTGGGACGGCACCGCCCCACTGGCTGCCCAGCATCAGTTCGATCGCAGCGTCGGCGGCGACGAACAGGAACGCGACGACCGGCATGCCGAAGAACGTCGCCAGGCCCACAGCCTTGACGTAAAACGCACGGTAGCGTTCCGGCTCGTCCTGCAGGCGGCTAAGCGCGGGCATCGCAACGCGGGTCAACGGGGTGTTGATCTGCAAGATCGGCATCAACACGAGTTGGTACGCCTTCGTGTACAAACCCACCTCGGTCGCGCCGGCGTACTTGCCGATCAGGATGCTGTCGGTCGAGCGGGCAAACTGGTTCACGAACCCGAAGGCGGCGAAGTTCACGCCGTACTTCAGCATGGGTCGCACGTTGCACGAGCGGCTGGGCAGGCCGGGGATCCAGCCCGACGCGATCCACAGGCCGATCGTCATAACGACCGCCTGCAGGACGTACCCCACCACCAATGCCCAATAACCGTACCCATAGTAGGCTGCGGCGATGGACGCGACGGAACTGGTGAGCATCGCGATGACCGTCACGATCGCCTGCACCTTGTAGCGCATCTGCCGCGTCAACAGCGCCCCGTGCTGCGCGCCGAAACCGCTGGCCAGGAACATCAACGATAGGCCGTACCCGATGCCCGTCAGTTCCGGCTTTCCGTAAAACGCGCTAATAAGCGGCGACGCCGCCACCATCACGCTGGCGATGGCGACGCTGAAGAGGATGTTGAACCAGAACAGGGTGCTGACCTGAGCGTGCGTGATCGTGGGCTGCTGGATCGTCGCCGACGATAGCCCCATGTCGCGGAACATTTCCACGAACAGCAGGATCGCGAACAGCATGCCGACCAGACCGAAGTCGTCCGGCGACAGCATGCGCGCCAGGACGACCGTGGTGCCCATGTTCACGCCGAAGCGCATCACCTGCGTGAGCACCGTCATTGCCCCGCCACGCACCGAACGGCCCTTGAGGTCGGACTTGAGGTGGTCGGTGGCGAAGAAGCGGTCCTTATCGGAAGCGTTGCTCATCGACGTGCTGCACTCCGTACCGACAGGGGCGTTCGCTTGCTCCTGTCCCTTTCAAACATACACCGACCGACTGCCGAACCGGTCGCTGCATTGATCCGGCATCCCTCCCGTCCCCCGTCACGCTACACGATTTCGACGGGCGCCCCAATGCGTCGAGCGCAAAATTGCCGCGCGAAGTCTCGGACGGCTCCGGAAAAACGAGAACGGGTGCGGTCGATCGCGCGACCGCACCCGCACAGTATCGGCGTTTGCCGGAAGGTATAGTGAACCGATCAACCGAAAACCGCACCGCGCCAGCAATTATCGTCCGGCGCAACTCGATCCTACACCGCGCCGCGACGCATCAGGACGCTCTTGACCGTTTGGGCGATCAGGGACATGTCGTGCCAAAGCGTACGACGGCGGATGTATCGCAGGTCCATACGCATCCACTCGGCGAACGTCACCTGGCTGCGGCCCTTT from Tepidisphaeraceae bacterium harbors:
- a CDS encoding lipopolysaccharide biosynthesis protein; translated protein: MSNASDKDRFFATDHLKSDLKGRSVRGGAMTVLTQVMRFGVNMGTTVVLARMLSPDDFGLVGMLFAILLFVEMFRDMGLSSATIQQPTITHAQVSTLFWFNILFSVAIASVMVAASPLISAFYGKPELTGIGYGLSLMFLASGFGAQHGALLTRQMRYKVQAIVTVIAMLTSSVASIAAAYYGYGYWALVVGYVLQAVVMTIGLWIASGWIPGLPSRSCNVRPMLKYGVNFAAFGFVNQFARSTDSILIGKYAGATEVGLYTKAYQLVLMPILQINTPLTRVAMPALSRLQDEPERYRAFYVKAVGLATFFGMPVVAFLFVAADAAIELMLGSQWGGAVPLFRILGPAAFFGTFNIATGWVYASLGHTDRQFRWGLITSTVTVIAFVIGLKIAGTEGVAAAFSITYCALTVGPAGLWYCFRGTHMRLGDAWDALWRPGVTSIGAAIATLALMIVVPRSSQPFVALVAQAVIYGAIYFGLWMIVPGGRQRLRDVLGIFKMLRGGRGDGAKPGGFPVQTVPNPPTASVAVAADLATVGPPGDSPAKSSPPVVTP
- a CDS encoding glycosyltransferase family 4 protein, which gives rise to MRVAHLHNVRLEAANGIYKAVAGLAMHLPTAGVDVEAWHLDVKAKSIVERKVGTTTIYDLPSYSRGASALRGLPAETRAFIDRRQREIDIVHIHSVFLPNNVSVARRLTTVPYVVSPHGGYGEPVLRGSNRIGKAVWLAISERPMLQRAAFIHTVSEAERDEIKARWPELNVRFVPNGVDLPDEPTDALPQTRDFIFLGRLAVDHKGLDRMVRGFAHYVRSLPAGTKPVRLILAGPDHRGGRAALEQLTADERIGEFVQFAGPVFGPEKLALLNNAMAMVHLSRWEGMPIAILEALSMSMPALLTPETNVGAMVERYSAGVVVQDGDDAAAVAKAFATMAQLADGPLAAMRAAARQLIQDNFTWPIIASQQAALYREACGQFKVAGRAAVGVGGTV
- a CDS encoding glycosyltransferase family 4 protein, encoding MIVTCLSFYTGQGAWGADHSFVETLQLLRERGIDCRVVFPMAGSMGYDMVRAAGFDVTIVRYTSSVSRGTPIIKRRLRNGFNRLAAVRLAALARGWGSDLIYSNTLSIAVGALAARTAHIPHVWHIREFGQEDHGWTFDFGMPNMVDWIAGSEGVVANSRAVARKFAGLTQRPDIAVVHNAVSLRESDGSAAVAIQPLPADVTFRCTIAGRFMEGKGQIEAVEAIAELRRRGVQAGLWLVGDGDASYRAKIVATIAARQLVNYVRVVGYVPNPLPYLRAADAVLVCSRAEALGRATVEGMLASKPVVATASGGTPELIDDGRTGLLYPPGDVAALADRLAWLAGDATRRATIGRAAAEHARVAFAPQRYGDELVAALKRAVAVTANGS
- a CDS encoding glycosyltransferase yields the protein MTAATMQTTPRQFAIFLPALSGGGAERAMVNLAGGLLARGVRVDLVLARATGPYLASVPAGVRIVDLGANKILPKIRALARYLKETRPHGLISCLDNINVASVAQRMAGVQTRVLMSVQNHVSKDLASHGQLKGRLAVALMQWMYPRADGVIAVSHGVADDLVDELGLPRDLVSVIHNPMVNSRINELAAEPVDHPFFAPGAPPVLLGMGRMTQQKDFPTLLRAFAIVRAKRPVRLLILGEGEHRASLESLAGELGITAGLSLPGFVDNPYAYLAKARLFVLSSLWEGLPTVVMESLAAGTAVVSTDCPSGPREILADGAFGELAPMSDPDALAAAIERSLSVEPDRDALRARAQLYSADLSVDRYLAALDAGGPPRTASPHATVTMAGDASRAKASVA